ACGCAAAAGATGCATAGGACAACAACAGTCCTATTGTCGGATCCTCATTTACGAAGAATAACTGGTTAAACACGAGTGCAGCAATAGTCCCATATAAAAAATAGTCAAACCACTCAATCGAACTCCCTACTAAACTTGCAACTAATACTCGCCGCATTTGTTTCTTTTCCATCTTGAATTACTCCCTTCAAATTTAAGTGATACATTTTCTGATGATTATCAATTTTCTGTCAATATTCTTGATAATTTATTGACGATGGAACATTCAATAAAATTTGTCATGTATAAAATGTAGCTAGGTACTATTTATCGTTGAAGAGAGAGAAATTAAAATATTAAATCATTTTTCAAGATAGATAAATATCTGTAACTTAAAATAGAATACTAGTTCCTACCTTATTTTCAATAGCTTTTTTGTAAAAATATTGGGCTACAACAATATCCACAACAGCTAGTCCAACTGATTTAAACACGGAAATTTCTTGATCGCTGACTCTGCCTTTATATTCTCCGTTTACGATTTTCCCAAGCTCTCCATAGATGTCGCTTGGCTTAAATATGCCCTCATTTATCGGAACTTGTAAATCACCAGTCTCTTCTAAAGCTGCTTCTCTTGATTCCACTACTACTTTGTCAGCTTGAGAAATTACATGAGATGGTAACTCTTGCATTGTTGGTCTAAATGAACCAACTGCATTCACATGAACACCTCGTTTTAATGACTCTGAAAAAACAGGTGTTGAAGAGTTTGTTGTAGTAACAATAATATCAGCTTCACATACTGCTTCGTTTGAGTCTGAATATACTCGGACACGTTTATTAAATTTCTTTCTAATATATTCAGCAAATTCATGTGCTTTCTGTTCCGTTCTGTTATAAAGGAAAATCTCTTCAATCTCTCGAACAGCTAGCACAGCTTCAACCAGACCTTTTGCTTGTTCACCAGTACCGATAATACATAATTTTTTTGAATCTTGACGGGATAAATATTTCGTTGCTACCCCTGATAAAGCGCCTGTTCTAATCATTGTTAAATAAGAGCCTTCTAAAAGAGCGAGTGGTTCTCCTGTTTTGAAGTCTGATAACATCACAATACCATTTATTGTTTTCTTCCCTAATTTCTTGTTATTTGGAACTACGGTTACTACTTTTAATCCAATGCTCCCGAGTTCTTCAGCCACGGAAGGCATTACTAATGCAGTATTTTGACCACCATCAAAGGGTAAGGCGGCACGAATAGGCGTAACTGTTCTTTCTTCTGAAAATTCCTTTAATGCGACAGCTGCGCATTCAATGATCTCATTCATATCTACTAAACTTTTTTGTACATCAGTATTTAAGGCTAACATACTATTTCATCCTTTCTTGCTGATATCATACCCGTGTATTTTTCACTTTAAAAATCAGAAGCCTATACCGTTGACCCTGAAAACCAATTAACTCTCCTCACAACAGTTATTTTTTTCTCGCAATTTTCCTAATATTTTTTCAATTCATTCGGATCACTGCTTTACGTTAACATTGAACCGGTCATAACGAAGTGGTTCAATTGGAATCGATGTTTCATTTTGATTGATCATTTCTTCGATTACTTTACCTGTAATCGCAGCTAAGCTTATGCCATCCCCTTCATGTCCTGCTGCAATATATAACCCCGGTACCTTTTCAACATGTGAAATGATTGGAAGATGGTCAGCTG
This window of the Bacillus gobiensis genome carries:
- a CDS encoding ornithine cyclodeaminase family protein, with translation MLALNTDVQKSLVDMNEIIECAAVALKEFSEERTVTPIRAALPFDGGQNTALVMPSVAEELGSIGLKVVTVVPNNKKLGKKTINGIVMLSDFKTGEPLALLEGSYLTMIRTGALSGVATKYLSRQDSKKLCIIGTGEQAKGLVEAVLAVREIEEIFLYNRTEQKAHEFAEYIRKKFNKRVRVYSDSNEAVCEADIIVTTTNSSTPVFSESLKRGVHVNAVGSFRPTMQELPSHVISQADKVVVESREAALEETGDLQVPINEGIFKPSDIYGELGKIVNGEYKGRVSDQEISVFKSVGLAVVDIVVAQYFYKKAIENKVGTSILF